From one Humulus lupulus chromosome 8, drHumLupu1.1, whole genome shotgun sequence genomic stretch:
- the LOC133796860 gene encoding AT-hook motif nuclear-localized protein 22, which yields MDPIAAAHGRPLPPPFLARDLHLHHPHHQFQQHHQHQQQNSEDEQNSSGGGGGGGLSHRGGMKRDRDENNAIDGKDLLVSPGSGGGGSGGDSEITRRPRGRPAGSKNKPKPPIIITRDSANALRSHVMEIANSCDIMDSMSAFARRRQRGICILSGSGTVTNVTLRQPASPGAVVTLHGRFEILSLSGSFLPPPAPPAASGLTIYLAGGQGQVVGGSVVGPLMASGPVVIMAASFGNAAYERLPLEEDEGQVSIPGGSGGLESPGIGGGGSGGQQQPPQSQQLLQDPNSSLFHNNVPQNLLNSCQLTSDQGYWGTPRPPY from the coding sequence ATGGATCCAATTGCTGCTGCTCACGGCCGTCCTCTACCACCTCCTTTCCTAGCGAGAGATCTTCATCTCCATCACCCTCACCACCAATTTCAACAACACCACCAACACCAGCAACAAAATTCTGAAGACGAACAAAACAGCAGCGgcggaggtggtggtggtggtttaaGTCACCGCGGAGGCATGAAACGCGACCGAGACGAAAACAACGCCATTGATGGGAAGGACTTATTAGTCTCACCAGGAAGCGGCGGTGGAGGATCAGGAGGAGATTCCGAGATCACAAGAAGACCACGGGGACGTCCCGCGGGATCGAAGAACAAGCCGAAGCCCCCCATCATCATCACTCGGGACAGCGCCAACGCCCTCCGCTCCCACGTTATGGAAATCGCCAACAGCTGCGACATCATGGACAGCATGTCCGCCTTCGCTCGCCGCCGCCAGCGAGGAATTTGCATCCTCAGCGGCAGCGGAACTGTCACTAATGTCACCTTAAGGCAACCGGCTTCCCCCGGCGCCGTCGTCACCTTACATGGCAGGTTCGAGATTCTCTCCCTATCAGGATCCTTTCTCCCCCCGCCTGCGCCTCCAGCGGCTTCTGGATTGACCATATATTTGGCTGGGGGACAAGGCCAGGTGGTGGGTGGAAGCGTTGTGGGGCCACTCATGGCTTCGGGTCCGGTTGTTATCATGGCAGCTTCCTTTGGTAATGCGGCGTATGAGAGGCTTCCGCTTGAGGAGGATGAAGGACAGGTTTCGATTCCTGGTGGGAGCGGAGGCTTGGAATCGCCTGGAATCGGGGGAGGAGGATCAGGAGGACAACAGCAGCCACCACAGTCTCAGCAACTATTGCAAGATCCAAACTCATCGCTATTCCATAATAACGTGCCTCAGAATTTGTTGAATTCATGCCAATTGACTTCGGATCAGGGCTACTGGGGAACACCTAGACCACCGtattaa